The following proteins come from a genomic window of Halorussus halophilus:
- a CDS encoding DUF7315 family membrane protein, with product MASSSDDDHDSEGERSAREVVVPLRIYKVVTVFSTMFAVAFVVGGFIVLDTATGQAGLSFADVNVPLALLGVAMISAGALVYAFSTRFRAEGMGKPKDGSDEPSDNG from the coding sequence ATGGCTTCTTCTTCCGACGACGACCACGACAGCGAGGGGGAGCGTAGCGCGCGCGAAGTCGTCGTCCCGCTCCGCATCTACAAAGTCGTCACCGTCTTCTCGACGATGTTCGCCGTCGCGTTCGTCGTCGGCGGGTTCATCGTCCTCGACACCGCGACCGGACAGGCAGGGCTCTCGTTCGCCGACGTGAACGTCCCGCTGGCCCTGCTCGGCGTGGCGATGATTTCGGCGGGCGCACTGGTGTACGCGTTCTCGACGCGCTTCCGCGCCGAAGGAATGGGAAAACCTAAAGACGGCAGCGACGAACCTTCAGATAATGGCTGA
- a CDS encoding DUF7314 family protein yields the protein MADEFMKGAAIATGGGLIWMVLSGWYTTPGFEDAQLWGAIPEGLDAYGQAAIMLRSVMAWFIIFGILAFWVVIPAFQQLRAAR from the coding sequence ATGGCTGACGAATTCATGAAAGGGGCTGCCATCGCGACCGGTGGCGGCCTCATCTGGATGGTGTTGTCGGGCTGGTACACCACGCCCGGTTTCGAAGACGCACAGCTCTGGGGTGCGATTCCCGAGGGACTCGACGCCTACGGACAGGCCGCTATCATGCTCCGAAGCGTGATGGCGTGGTTCATCATCTTCGGCATCCTCGCGTTCTGGGTCGTCATCCCGGCGTTCCAGCAGCTTCGCGCCGCGCGATAA